From Streptomyces yatensis, one genomic window encodes:
- a CDS encoding RNA polymerase sigma factor SigF, which yields MSTASSRGVGTPAIPHPPARPHPADSEAAGDRPERADHMDQHEQVHQQHDPHDRSGARAMFLELRGLPEGSTERAELRNHLVRMHLPLVEHLARRFRNRGEPLDDLTQVATIGLIKSVDRFDPDRGVEFSTYATPTVVGEIKRHFRDKGWAVRVPRRLQELRLSLTTATAELSQRHGRAPTVHELAQHLSISEEEVLEGLESANAYSTLSLDVPDTDDESPAVADTLGAEDEALEGVEYRESLKPLLEDLPPREKKILLLRFFGNMTQSQIAQEVGISQMHVSRLLARTLAQLRDKLLVEE from the coding sequence GTGAGCACTGCATCATCGCGGGGAGTGGGTACCCCGGCCATCCCGCACCCGCCGGCCCGACCGCATCCCGCGGACTCGGAGGCGGCAGGAGACCGACCAGAGCGGGCGGACCACATGGATCAGCACGAGCAGGTGCATCAGCAGCACGATCCACATGACCGGAGCGGCGCGCGGGCGATGTTCCTCGAGCTGCGCGGGCTGCCGGAAGGCTCCACCGAGCGGGCCGAGCTGCGCAACCACCTCGTGCGTATGCATCTGCCGTTGGTGGAGCACCTGGCCCGGCGCTTCCGCAACCGCGGTGAGCCGCTGGACGACCTCACCCAGGTCGCCACCATCGGGCTCATCAAATCCGTGGACCGGTTCGACCCGGACCGCGGGGTGGAGTTCTCGACCTATGCGACACCCACGGTCGTCGGTGAGATCAAGCGCCACTTCCGTGACAAGGGCTGGGCGGTGCGGGTGCCGCGCCGGCTGCAGGAGCTGCGGCTGTCACTGACCACGGCCACCGCGGAGCTCTCCCAGCGCCATGGCCGCGCTCCGACCGTCCATGAGCTGGCCCAGCATCTGTCCATCTCCGAGGAGGAGGTGCTGGAGGGGCTGGAGTCCGCCAACGCCTACAGCACCCTGTCCCTTGACGTACCGGACACGGACGACGAGTCCCCGGCGGTCGCCGACACCCTCGGCGCGGAGGACGAGGCGCTGGAAGGCGTCGAGTACCGCGAATCGCTCAAACCGCTGCTGGAGGATCTGCCGCCGCGCGAGAAGAAGATCCTGCTGCTGCGCTTCTTCGGCAATATGACGCAGTCGCAGATCGCGCAGGAGGTCGGCATCTCCCAGATGCATGTCTCCCGACTGCTGGCCCGCACGCTCGCGCAGTTGCGCGACAAGTTGCTGGTCGAGGAGTAG
- a CDS encoding WhiB family transcriptional regulator, which yields MDWRHNAVCREEDPELFFPIGNTGPALLQIEEAKAVCRRCPVMEQCLQWALESGQDSGVWGGMSEDERRAMKRRAARNRARNASA from the coding sequence ATGGACTGGCGTCACAACGCCGTTTGCCGCGAGGAAGACCCCGAGCTGTTCTTCCCCATCGGCAACACCGGTCCTGCGCTGCTGCAGATCGAGGAAGCCAAGGCCGTCTGCCGCCGCTGCCCCGTCATGGAGCAGTGCCTGCAGTGGGCGCTTGAGTCCGGCCAGGACTCCGGCGTCTGGGGTGGAATGAGCGAAGACGAGCGCCGCGCGATGAAGCGCCGTGCCGCTCGCAACCGGGCACGCAACGCCAGCGCCTGA
- a CDS encoding glycoside hydrolase family 3 protein, giving the protein MTTLAHDSATLTRDALTVLQPGFTGTTAPDWLLRRLGQGLASVGLFGRNISSPEQLAALTAQLRAERDDVLVAIDEEGGDVTRLEVRAGSSFPGNLALGAVDDPELTRAVARELGRRLAECGVNLNWAPSADVNSNPDNPVIGVRSFGAEPGLVARHTAAYIEGLQSAGVAACTKHFPGHGDTAVDSHHALPRIDAGLDTLTARELVPFRAAVTAGTKAVMSAHILLPVLDPDLPATLSPAALHGLLRRPVADGGLGFDGLIVTDGMEMRAIADAYGIEHGSVLAIAAGADAICVGGGLADEDTVLRLRDALVTAVIEGRLAEERLAEAAARVRALGEWTRHSAGPRAAHGIEPAAGVGLAAARRALRVTPAGLSYEPVTGPAYVAAFTPVANIAVGEETPWGVGAELARLRPGTQAATYGLQDAEAQGVPALIENMLDTAADRRIVAVVRDVHRHPWMADALDALLAARPETVVVEMGVPQAPPAGALHIATHGAARVCGRAAAEVIVGIGAGDHPGD; this is encoded by the coding sequence ATGACGACCCTCGCGCATGACTCCGCCACCCTCACCCGCGACGCTCTCACCGTTCTGCAGCCGGGCTTCACCGGCACCACCGCCCCCGACTGGCTGCTGCGGCGGCTCGGCCAGGGGCTCGCCTCCGTCGGCCTCTTCGGCCGGAACATCAGCTCGCCCGAGCAGCTGGCCGCCCTCACCGCCCAGCTGCGCGCCGAGCGGGACGACGTCCTGGTGGCCATCGACGAGGAGGGCGGCGACGTCACCCGGCTCGAGGTGCGCGCCGGCTCGTCCTTCCCCGGCAACCTGGCGCTCGGCGCCGTCGACGACCCGGAGCTGACCCGCGCCGTCGCCCGCGAGCTGGGCCGCCGCCTCGCGGAGTGCGGCGTCAACCTCAACTGGGCGCCCTCCGCCGACGTCAACTCCAACCCCGACAACCCGGTCATCGGCGTGCGCTCCTTCGGCGCCGAACCCGGGCTCGTCGCCCGGCACACCGCCGCGTACATCGAGGGCCTGCAGAGCGCCGGGGTCGCCGCCTGCACCAAGCACTTCCCCGGCCACGGCGACACCGCCGTCGACTCCCACCACGCCCTGCCGCGCATCGACGCCGGGCTCGACACCCTGACCGCCCGCGAACTGGTGCCCTTCCGCGCCGCCGTCACCGCCGGGACCAAGGCCGTGATGAGCGCGCACATCCTGCTGCCCGTGCTCGACCCCGACCTGCCCGCCACCCTCAGCCCCGCCGCCCTGCACGGCCTGCTGCGCCGGCCGGTGGCCGACGGCGGGCTCGGCTTCGACGGGCTGATCGTCACCGACGGCATGGAGATGCGGGCCATCGCCGACGCGTACGGCATCGAGCACGGCAGCGTCCTGGCGATCGCCGCGGGCGCCGACGCGATCTGCGTGGGCGGCGGACTCGCCGATGAGGACACCGTGCTGCGGCTGCGCGACGCGCTGGTCACGGCCGTCATCGAGGGCCGGCTGGCGGAGGAACGGCTGGCCGAGGCGGCCGCGCGGGTGCGCGCCCTGGGGGAGTGGACACGGCACTCCGCCGGACCGCGCGCCGCCCATGGCATCGAGCCCGCCGCGGGGGTGGGGCTCGCCGCCGCGCGCCGGGCGCTCAGAGTCACCCCGGCCGGGCTGTCGTACGAGCCGGTGACCGGGCCCGCCTACGTCGCCGCCTTCACCCCGGTCGCCAACATCGCGGTCGGCGAGGAGACCCCCTGGGGCGTCGGCGCCGAACTGGCCCGGCTGCGCCCCGGCACCCAGGCCGCCACCTACGGGCTGCAGGACGCCGAGGCCCAGGGCGTCCCCGCACTGATCGAAAATATGCTCGACACCGCGGCGGACCGTAGGATCGTCGCTGTGGTCCGCGATGTCCACCGGCACCCCTGGATGGCCGACGCGCTGGACGCCCTGCTCGCCGCCCGGCCGGAGACGGTCGTCGTCGAGATGGGCGTGCCCCAGGCGCCGCCCGCCGGAGCGCTGCACATCGCGACCCACGGCGCCGCCCGGGTATGTGGACGGGCAGCGGCCGAGGTGATCGTCGGCATCGGCGCCGGTGACCACCCCGGGGACTGA
- a CDS encoding UBP-type zinc finger domain-containing protein — translation MSECLHVPALPRPEPEPRSDTCPECLAVGSHPVQLRKCLVCGHVGCCDSSPYQHATRHFEETGHPVMRSFEEGEKWQWCYVDQLIV, via the coding sequence ATGAGCGAGTGCCTGCATGTTCCCGCACTACCGCGCCCCGAGCCGGAGCCGCGGTCCGACACCTGTCCCGAATGCCTGGCGGTCGGCAGCCACCCCGTCCAGCTGCGGAAATGTCTGGTGTGCGGCCACGTGGGCTGTTGCGACTCCTCGCCGTACCAGCACGCGACCCGGCACTTCGAGGAGACCGGTCATCCGGTGATGCGCAGCTTCGAGGAGGGCGAGAAGTGGCAGTGGTGCTACGTGGATCAGCTCATCGTGTAG
- a CDS encoding sensor histidine kinase, with product MNDLVRQHTALDDSDLEWLHLLVSEWQLLSDLSFADLVLWVPTSDGTRYVSVAQMRPNTGPTSYQDDMVGHLVPRGRRPMLDAALDEGRIVREGDPEWREEVPVRVESIPVRRESRVLGVIARNTNLLTVRTPSRLELTYLQSASDLAQMIAAGSFPFPHQQIDMDASPRAGDGLIRLDADGVVQYASPNALSAYHRLGLAADLVGHHLGKTTAELAPVRGPVDEALVKLASGWAPREFEVEGGDGVIQLRAIPLKPKGLHIGSLVLLRDVTELRRRERELITKDATIREIHHRVKNNLQTVAALLRLQARRMDSAQGREALNEAVRRVGSIAIVHETLSQNLDERVEFDDIADRVLAMVAEIAPGKVTGRRTGRFGILEAEVATPLSMVLTEVLQNALEHGFGPGEQGTVEVTAVRGGGGEESRLVVTVQDDGRGLPEGFDPQRAGNLGLQIVRTLVEGELGGTFDMVPAPERGTRVVLDFPVRAEKH from the coding sequence ATGAACGACCTCGTACGCCAGCACACCGCACTCGACGACTCCGACCTCGAGTGGCTCCACCTGCTGGTCTCGGAGTGGCAGCTGCTCTCCGACCTCTCGTTCGCCGATCTGGTGCTGTGGGTCCCCACCAGCGACGGCACCCGGTATGTCTCGGTGGCCCAGATGCGGCCGAACACCGGGCCCACCTCCTACCAGGACGACATGGTCGGCCATCTCGTCCCCCGCGGCCGCCGTCCGATGCTCGACGCCGCCCTCGACGAGGGCCGGATCGTCCGGGAGGGCGACCCCGAGTGGCGCGAGGAGGTGCCGGTCCGGGTGGAGTCCATCCCGGTCCGGCGGGAGAGCCGGGTCCTCGGGGTGATCGCGCGGAACACCAATCTGCTGACCGTACGGACCCCCAGCCGGCTGGAGCTCACCTATCTCCAGAGCGCGTCCGACCTCGCCCAGATGATCGCCGCCGGATCGTTTCCGTTCCCCCATCAGCAGATCGACATGGACGCGTCACCGCGCGCGGGCGACGGGCTGATCCGGCTCGACGCGGACGGGGTGGTCCAGTACGCGAGCCCCAACGCGCTCTCCGCCTACCACCGCCTCGGGCTCGCCGCCGATCTCGTCGGCCACCATCTGGGCAAGACCACCGCCGAACTCGCCCCGGTGCGCGGCCCGGTGGACGAGGCGCTGGTCAAGCTGGCCAGCGGCTGGGCGCCCCGGGAGTTCGAGGTCGAGGGCGGCGACGGGGTCATCCAGCTGCGGGCCATTCCGCTCAAGCCCAAGGGGCTGCACATCGGCTCGCTGGTGCTGCTGAGGGACGTCACCGAACTGCGCCGCCGCGAGCGCGAGTTGATCACCAAGGACGCCACCATCCGGGAGATCCACCACCGGGTGAAGAACAACCTCCAGACGGTGGCCGCCCTGTTGCGGCTGCAGGCCCGCCGGATGGACTCGGCGCAGGGGCGGGAGGCGCTCAACGAGGCGGTGCGCAGGGTCGGCTCGATCGCGATCGTCCACGAGACCCTCTCCCAGAACCTCGATGAGCGGGTCGAGTTCGACGACATAGCCGATCGGGTGCTGGCCATGGTGGCCGAGATAGCGCCCGGAAAGGTGACCGGCCGCCGCACCGGGCGCTTCGGCATCCTCGAGGCCGAGGTCGCCACCCCGCTGTCCATGGTCCTGACCGAGGTGCTGCAGAACGCGCTGGAGCACGGCTTCGGACCGGGGGAGCAGGGCACGGTCGAGGTCACGGCGGTGCGCGGGGGCGGCGGTGAGGAGAGCCGGCTGGTGGTGACCGTCCAGGACGACGGGCGCGGGCTGCCCGAGGGGTTCGACCCCCAGCGGGCCGGAAACCTGGGCCTGCAGATCGTCCGCACCCTGGTAGAGGGGGAGCTGGGCGGCACGTTCGACATGGTGCCCGCCCCGGAGCGGGGCACCCGTGTGGTGCTGGACTTCCCGGTGCGAGCCGAGAAGCACTGA
- a CDS encoding anti-sigma regulatory factor: MSQIAGEPGTQDFVEVRLPAAGAYLSVLRTATAGLAARLDFTLDEIEDLRIAVDEACAILLQQAVSGSVLSCVFRLIDDALQVTVSAPTTDGRAPERDTFAWTVLSALAGKVDSTVAEDRTVSISLYKERGAGPGQP, encoded by the coding sequence GTGTCCCAGATCGCAGGCGAGCCCGGGACCCAGGACTTCGTGGAAGTCCGGCTGCCCGCTGCGGGTGCCTATCTGTCGGTGCTGCGTACGGCGACCGCCGGCCTCGCAGCCCGCTTGGACTTCACCCTCGACGAAATCGAGGATCTGCGTATCGCCGTGGACGAGGCATGCGCGATCCTGCTGCAGCAAGCCGTGTCCGGCAGTGTGCTGAGCTGCGTCTTCCGCTTGATCGACGACGCACTGCAGGTCACCGTCTCGGCTCCCACCACTGACGGCCGCGCCCCCGAGCGCGACACCTTCGCCTGGACGGTGCTCTCCGCACTGGCGGGCAAGGTGGACTCGACCGTGGCCGAGGACCGAACGGTCAGCATCAGCCTGTACAAGGAGCGCGGCGCCGGCCCCGGACAGCCGTGA
- a CDS encoding carbohydrate ABC transporter permease: MKRSPLARLWPNATAVVLFIGFAFPVYWMFTTAFKPTSDVITEDPVWFPTSATLDHFQKALDAENFWTLVGNSLTVTLSAVALSLVIALLAAFSLARMRFKGRRGFLVTFMIAQMAPWEVLVIAIYMLVRDGDMLNSLIPLTLFYMVMVLPFTILTLRAYVAAIPKELEESAMVDGCTRPQAFVRVIFPLLAPGLMATSLFGFITAWNEFPLVLILNKDPAAQTLPLWLSSFQTAFGDDWGATMAAASLFAIPILVLFLFLQRKAVGGLTSGAVKG, translated from the coding sequence GTGAAGCGCTCGCCGCTCGCCCGGCTGTGGCCCAACGCGACCGCCGTCGTGCTCTTCATCGGCTTCGCGTTCCCCGTCTACTGGATGTTCACCACGGCCTTCAAGCCGACCTCGGACGTCATCACCGAGGACCCGGTGTGGTTCCCGACCAGCGCCACCCTGGACCACTTCCAGAAGGCCCTGGACGCCGAGAACTTCTGGACACTGGTGGGCAACTCGCTCACCGTGACCCTCTCGGCGGTCGCCCTCTCGCTGGTGATCGCGCTGCTCGCGGCGTTCTCCCTGGCCCGGATGCGGTTCAAGGGGCGCCGCGGCTTCCTGGTGACCTTCATGATCGCGCAGATGGCGCCCTGGGAAGTCCTGGTCATCGCCATCTACATGCTCGTCCGCGACGGCGACATGCTGAACAGCCTGATCCCGCTCACCCTGTTCTACATGGTCATGGTGCTGCCCTTCACGATCCTCACGCTCCGCGCCTACGTGGCCGCGATCCCCAAGGAGCTGGAGGAGTCGGCGATGGTCGACGGCTGCACCCGTCCGCAGGCGTTCGTCCGGGTGATCTTTCCGCTGCTGGCGCCCGGGCTGATGGCCACCTCGCTCTTCGGCTTCATCACGGCCTGGAACGAATTCCCGCTCGTCCTCATCCTGAACAAGGACCCGGCGGCCCAGACGCTTCCGCTGTGGCTGTCCAGCTTCCAGACCGCCTTCGGCGACGACTGGGGTGCCACCATGGCGGCGGCCTCGCTGTTCGCCATCCCGATCCTGGTGCTGTTCCTGTTTCTGCAACGCAAGGCGGTCGGTGGGCTCACTTCCGGCGCTGTGAAGGGATGA
- a CDS encoding diacylglycerol/lipid kinase family protein, giving the protein MRALLVVNPAATTTSARTRDVLFHALASDLKLDVVTTEYRGHARDLARRAVDGGTHELVVALGGDGTVNEVVNGLLHHGPAPRELPRLAVVPGGSTNVFARALGLPNDAVEATGALLDALRDGTERTVGLGLAAGTPGTPDESVPARWFTFCAGLGFDASVIGRVEQQRERGKRSTHALYIRQMVRQFIGEPHRRQGAITIRRPGQDPIEGLALSIVCNTSPWTFLGNRPVYASPQASFDTALDVLGLTKLSTSAVTRYATQLLMSTPERGPRGKHVVGLHDVEDFTLQSQAPLPFQMDGDHLGLRTSVTFTGVRRALRVIV; this is encoded by the coding sequence ATGCGCGCGCTTCTTGTGGTCAATCCGGCAGCAACCACCACCAGTGCTCGCACTCGGGATGTTCTGTTCCACGCACTCGCCAGCGATCTGAAGCTGGACGTGGTGACCACCGAGTACCGGGGCCATGCGCGCGACCTGGCCCGGCGGGCGGTCGACGGCGGCACGCATGAACTGGTCGTGGCCCTCGGCGGCGACGGCACCGTCAACGAGGTCGTCAACGGACTGCTCCACCACGGCCCCGCCCCACGCGAGCTGCCCCGGCTCGCGGTCGTCCCGGGCGGCTCCACCAATGTCTTCGCCCGCGCGCTCGGGCTGCCCAATGACGCCGTCGAGGCGACCGGCGCCCTGCTGGACGCGCTGCGGGACGGCACCGAGCGCACCGTGGGCCTCGGACTCGCGGCCGGCACCCCCGGCACTCCGGACGAGTCGGTCCCGGCCCGCTGGTTCACCTTCTGCGCCGGGCTCGGCTTCGACGCGAGCGTCATCGGCCGGGTCGAGCAGCAGCGCGAGCGCGGCAAGCGGTCCACCCACGCGCTCTATATACGGCAGATGGTGCGGCAGTTCATCGGGGAGCCGCATCGGCGGCAGGGCGCCATCACCATCCGGCGGCCGGGCCAGGACCCGATCGAGGGGCTGGCGCTGTCGATAGTCTGCAACACCTCCCCGTGGACGTTCCTGGGCAACCGCCCGGTCTACGCGTCCCCCCAGGCGTCCTTCGACACCGCCCTCGACGTGCTGGGACTCACCAAACTGTCGACGTCGGCGGTGACCCGCTACGCGACCCAGCTGCTGATGTCGACGCCCGAGCGCGGCCCGCGCGGCAAGCATGTGGTGGGGCTCCACGACGTGGAGGACTTCACCTTGCAATCCCAGGCGCCACTGCCGTTCCAGATGGACGGTGACCATCTGGGACTGCGTACGAGCGTGACGTTCACAGGCGTACGCCGGGCACTGCGTGTGATTGTGTGA
- a CDS encoding SIS domain-containing protein, translating into MSATTTAQRSDQPGRIMSGEMAEQPAVLRRILDQGAPRIREVAERIAARNPRFVLLTARGTSDNAALYAKYLLEVLLGKPCGLTSMSTTTAYGAQPDLTDVLVITVSQSGGSPDLVASTEAARAAGAITLAVTNNADSPLAAVSEFHIDVLAGPEKALPATKTYTAELLALYLFVEGLRGGDGAAAKVLPDLAQQILDRQDEVRQLAARYRFAERMVLTSRGYGYPTAKEAALKLMETSYIPALSYSGADLLHGPLAMVDNISPVIAIVTEGKGGQALQPVLERLRGRGADLVVIGSASEVERASAGFALPTDGVAEELQPILEILPLQMLAYEVTIARGQDPDAPRALAKVTETR; encoded by the coding sequence ATGTCCGCCACGACGACGGCCCAGCGCAGCGACCAGCCGGGCCGGATCATGTCCGGCGAGATGGCCGAGCAGCCCGCCGTGCTGCGCCGCATCCTCGACCAGGGCGCCCCGAGGATCCGCGAGGTCGCGGAGCGGATCGCCGCCCGCAACCCGCGCTTCGTCCTCCTCACCGCCCGCGGCACCTCGGACAACGCGGCGCTGTACGCCAAGTACCTGCTCGAGGTGCTGCTCGGCAAGCCGTGCGGTCTGACCTCCATGTCCACCACCACCGCCTACGGCGCCCAGCCGGACCTCACCGATGTGCTGGTGATCACCGTCAGCCAGTCCGGCGGCTCTCCGGACCTGGTCGCCTCCACCGAGGCCGCCCGCGCGGCCGGCGCGATCACCCTCGCGGTGACCAACAACGCCGACTCGCCGCTCGCGGCCGTCTCCGAATTCCACATCGACGTCCTGGCCGGGCCGGAGAAGGCGCTGCCCGCGACCAAGACCTACACCGCCGAACTCCTCGCCCTCTACCTCTTCGTGGAGGGGCTGCGCGGCGGCGACGGCGCGGCCGCCAAGGTACTGCCCGACCTCGCCCAGCAGATCCTCGACCGCCAGGACGAGGTCCGGCAGCTCGCGGCGCGCTACCGCTTCGCCGAGCGGATGGTCCTCACCTCCCGGGGCTACGGCTATCCGACCGCCAAGGAAGCCGCCCTGAAGCTGATGGAGACCAGCTACATCCCGGCGCTCTCCTACTCCGGTGCCGATCTGCTGCACGGTCCGCTCGCCATGGTCGACAACATCTCGCCGGTGATCGCGATCGTCACCGAGGGCAAGGGCGGCCAGGCGCTGCAGCCGGTCCTGGAGCGGCTGCGCGGCCGGGGCGCCGACCTCGTCGTCATCGGCAGCGCGTCGGAGGTGGAGCGGGCCTCGGCGGGGTTCGCCCTGCCGACGGACGGGGTCGCCGAGGAGCTCCAGCCGATCCTGGAGATCCTCCCGCTGCAGATGCTGGCGTACGAGGTGACGATCGCGCGCGGCCAGGACCCGGACGCGCCGCGGGCGCTGGCGAAGGTGACGGAGACCCGCTGA
- a CDS encoding Na+/H+ antiporter → MDVLPLLMLVAGSAVVAGAARRTPVPAPLLLVVVGLIGSYVPGVPDYTLDPHIVLPLVLPPLLHSAALDSSYLDLRANLRPIALLSVGYVLFATVAVGVVAHLLIPGLPLAPALVLGAVVAPPDAVAATAIARRIGLPSRLTTLLQGESLFNDATAITAYRVALAAAVGEGVSWAEGVREFAFAAVGGVVVGLILMVPLHWLRIRMRDPLLQNTLSLLIPFVAYATAEQFEASGVLAVVVVGLYLGHHSWQVDFATRLQEAAVWRMIDFVLESAVFALIGLQLRVVVGGLGEYSAGEAAWYAAVVFLAVVAARFVWVFPSTFVPRMLFPGIREREPGTNWTAPVVIGWAGMRGVVSLAIAFSIPQTVHGGEPFPARNLILFLTFTTVIGTLVVHGLTLPSLIRLLGLPGRDPRAETLAEAQAQNQASLAAESRLGELLDDERNALPPPLADRLRTVLEQRRNAVWERLGAVNEVTGESADDTYRRLAREMIEAERKVFVDLRDARRIDEEMLRSLLRRLDLEEAALYREGATEEGA, encoded by the coding sequence ATGGACGTATTGCCGTTGTTGATGCTGGTCGCGGGCAGCGCGGTGGTCGCCGGCGCGGCCCGCAGGACCCCGGTGCCCGCGCCGCTGTTGCTGGTCGTGGTCGGGCTCATCGGCTCGTACGTCCCGGGAGTGCCCGATTACACCCTGGACCCGCATATCGTGCTGCCCCTGGTGCTGCCGCCGCTGCTGCACAGCGCCGCGCTGGACAGCTCGTATCTGGATCTGCGGGCCAATCTGCGGCCGATCGCGCTGCTCTCGGTCGGGTATGTGCTCTTCGCCACGGTCGCGGTCGGCGTGGTCGCCCATCTGCTGATCCCGGGGCTGCCGCTGGCCCCCGCCCTGGTGCTGGGCGCGGTGGTGGCGCCGCCGGACGCCGTGGCCGCCACCGCCATCGCCCGCCGGATCGGGCTGCCCTCCCGGCTCACCACGCTCCTCCAGGGCGAGTCCCTGTTCAACGACGCGACCGCGATCACCGCCTACCGGGTGGCGCTGGCCGCGGCGGTGGGGGAGGGTGTCAGCTGGGCCGAGGGGGTGCGGGAGTTCGCCTTCGCCGCCGTGGGCGGCGTCGTGGTCGGTCTGATCCTGATGGTGCCGCTGCACTGGCTGCGCATCCGGATGCGGGATCCGCTGCTGCAGAACACCCTCTCGCTGCTCATCCCCTTCGTGGCCTACGCCACCGCCGAGCAGTTCGAGGCGTCGGGTGTGCTGGCCGTCGTGGTGGTCGGGCTCTACCTCGGACACCACTCCTGGCAGGTCGACTTCGCGACCCGGCTCCAGGAGGCCGCGGTCTGGCGCATGATCGACTTCGTGCTGGAGTCCGCGGTGTTCGCGCTGATCGGGCTGCAACTGCGGGTCGTGGTGGGCGGCCTGGGGGAGTACAGCGCGGGCGAGGCCGCCTGGTACGCGGCCGTGGTCTTCCTGGCGGTGGTGGCCGCCCGTTTCGTCTGGGTCTTCCCGTCGACCTTCGTGCCGCGGATGCTCTTCCCCGGGATCCGCGAACGCGAGCCCGGCACCAACTGGACCGCGCCGGTCGTCATCGGCTGGGCCGGGATGCGCGGGGTGGTCTCGCTGGCCATCGCCTTCTCGATCCCGCAGACCGTTCACGGCGGGGAACCCTTCCCGGCCCGCAATCTGATCCTCTTCCTGACCTTCACGACCGTCATCGGCACCCTGGTCGTCCATGGGCTCACCCTGCCGTCCCTGATCCGGCTGCTGGGGCTGCCGGGCCGCGATCCACGGGCCGAGACGCTCGCCGAGGCACAGGCGCAGAACCAGGCGTCACTGGCGGCCGAGAGCCGGCTGGGGGAGTTGCTCGACGACGAGCGCAACGCCCTGCCGCCGCCGCTCGCCGACCGGCTGCGCACGGTGCTGGAGCAGCGCCGCAACGCCGTATGGGAGCGGCTCGGGGCGGTCAACGAGGTGACCGGCGAATCGGCGGACGACACCTATCGGAGGCTGGCCCGGGAGATGATCGAGGCCGAGCGGAAGGTCTTCGTGGATCTGCGGGACGCCCGGCGGATCGACGAGGAGATGCTGCGGTCGCTGCTGCGGCGGCTGGATCTGGAGGAGGCGGCGCTTTACCGGGAGGGGGCGACGGAGGAGGGGGCCTGA
- a CDS encoding GNAT family N-acetyltransferase, with protein sequence MIRSAKPSDVPAIHAMIRELADYERAPQEAKATEEQLREALFGAHPAVFALIAEETGGAGEPGGPVGFALWFRNFSTWTGTHGVYLEDLYVTPRARGGGHGKALLAELARICVERGYARFEWSVLDWNEPAIGFYAALGAEPMDEWTVRRLSGEPLRELAAQAMGTAVTSDSLSEATSLSN encoded by the coding sequence ATGATCCGATCAGCGAAGCCGTCCGACGTTCCGGCGATCCATGCGATGATCCGCGAGCTGGCGGACTACGAGCGGGCTCCGCAGGAGGCGAAGGCCACCGAGGAGCAGCTGCGCGAGGCGCTCTTCGGGGCGCATCCCGCGGTGTTCGCGCTGATCGCCGAGGAGACCGGCGGCGCCGGAGAGCCCGGCGGGCCGGTGGGGTTCGCCCTCTGGTTCCGTAACTTCTCCACCTGGACAGGCACCCATGGCGTGTATCTGGAGGACCTGTACGTCACCCCGCGGGCCCGCGGGGGTGGCCACGGCAAGGCGCTGCTCGCCGAGCTGGCGCGGATCTGTGTGGAGCGGGGCTATGCCCGTTTCGAATGGTCGGTGCTCGACTGGAACGAGCCCGCGATCGGTTTCTACGCCGCGCTCGGCGCGGAGCCGATGGACGAATGGACGGTGCGCAGGCTCTCGGGAGAGCCCCTGCGAGAGCTGGCCGCTCAGGCCATGGGCACCGCCGTGACCAGCGATTCCCTGAGTGAGGCGACATCTCTTTCGAATTGA